Proteins from a single region of Equus asinus isolate D_3611 breed Donkey chromosome 17, EquAss-T2T_v2, whole genome shotgun sequence:
- the LOC139040604 gene encoding olfactory receptor-like protein OLF2: protein MDGENCSSLNEFLLLGISDNPGMKVTLFTTFLIVYLTILVANLGMIILIRIDSQLHTPVYFFLSHLYFSDLCYSTAIGPRMLVGFIAKKKSISFYGCALQWLIFCTFVDSECLLLVVMAFDWYKAISNPLLYTVNMSSRVCSLLMVVVYMTGIMDALINTILTFRLCFCGSNEINHFFCDIPPLLLLSCSDTQVNELVIFTIFGLIELVTLSGLFVSYCYIILAVIKIQSAEGRFKTFSTCTSHISVVAIFQGALLFMYFRPSSSYSLDQDKMTSLFYSLVCPMLNPLIYSLRNKDVKDALKKLKNKKWSHL from the coding sequence atgGATGGCGAAAATTGCTCTTCCTTGAATGAATTCCTTCTCCTGGGAATTAGCGATAACCCAGGAATGAAAGTGACCCTATTTACCACATTTCTGATTGTTTATCTCACTATTCTTGTTGCAAATCTTGGGATGATCATTTTAATTAGAATAGATTCCCAGCTGCACACACCAGTGTATTTCTTCCTCAGCCATCTCTACTTCAGTGACCTCTGCTATTCCACGGCAATTGGACCCAGGATGCTAGTAGGCTTCATTGCCAAGAAGAAGTCAATTTCCTTCTATGGCTGTGCTCTGCAGTGGTTGATCTTTTGTACTTTTGTAGATTCTGAGTGTCTACTGCTGGTGGTGATGGCCTTTGATTGGTACAAGGCCATTAGCAACCCCTTGCTCTATACAGTCAACATGTCCAGCAGAGTTTGCTCCCTGCTCATGGTTGTGGTTTACATGACAGGAATTATGGATGCTTTGATAAACACAATATTAACGTTCCGCTTATGTTTCTGTGGGTCAAATGAGATTAACCATTTTTTCTGTGATatccctcctcttcttttgctatCTTGTTCAGATACACAGGTCAATGAGTTAGTGATATTTACCATTTTTGGCTTGATTGAACTGGTTACTCTTTCAGGTCTTTTTGTGTCTTATTGTTATATCATCCTAGCGGTGATAAAGATCCAATCTGCTGAGGGGAGGTTCAAAACTTTCTCCACCTGCACCTCTCACATATCTGTTGTTGCAATTTTCCAGGGAGCTCTACTATTCATGTATTTCAGGCCCAGTTCTTCTTACTCCCTAGATCAGGACAAAATGACCTCATTGTTTTACTCCCTTGTGTGTCCCATGTTAAATCCTCTGATTTATAGCCTACGGAACAAAGATGTGAAGGACGCtctgaaaaaacttaaaaataaaaagtggtcCCATTTATAA